A DNA window from Paenibacillus andongensis contains the following coding sequences:
- a CDS encoding MFS transporter, which produces MSLQTQEPQQAGDKLMRILMFTLIISMMSGIMFNIVLPKISEDFSLTISQVSWLSSAYILIYAIGAVTYGKLADSYKLKNLVTFGLLLFTVGSLIGLTSQTFAMALVGRCLQASGAAVIPAIAMIIPLRYFAPERRGAALGMTAVGLAFGNALGPVVAALIVSTVHWRWLFAVPLLILATIPFYRKYLGNEQPGTTGKFDWIGGSLLAITIALLLLSVTKGIWLLLGGFLALGLFIARICTAGEPFIAPKLFRNKKYTLGLTISFLISGTCCSLYVLSPLILTDIQKLSSVWIGFAMVPAAVASAVFGRKGGRLADLKGNSFVVYVASSLLLACFILLSTFTGGSPLFIAVFLILGNVGQSFIVIAISNSVSRTLPKEQVGVGMGMLAMVNFISQGIAIGVYSRIVDLGSQGVPQWNPLYSYSSGFIFSNICFVIAALQLVILAIYYVSFGRGKQEKAVVLKESEVATLSNSYN; this is translated from the coding sequence ATGAGTCTCCAAACCCAAGAACCTCAGCAAGCCGGCGACAAATTAATGCGTATTTTGATGTTCACCCTGATTATATCCATGATGAGCGGCATCATGTTCAACATCGTTTTACCTAAGATTAGCGAAGACTTTTCCCTTACGATTTCCCAGGTCAGCTGGCTCTCTTCTGCCTACATTCTGATCTACGCGATTGGCGCAGTCACCTACGGAAAGCTGGCAGACAGCTATAAGCTGAAAAATTTGGTAACCTTCGGACTCCTATTATTTACAGTCGGGTCTCTCATCGGGCTGACCTCACAAACATTCGCGATGGCGCTAGTCGGCAGATGTCTGCAAGCTTCCGGAGCTGCGGTTATTCCGGCGATTGCGATGATCATACCTTTGCGCTATTTCGCTCCAGAGCGAAGAGGTGCTGCTCTGGGTATGACCGCGGTAGGTTTGGCTTTTGGTAATGCACTTGGGCCAGTAGTTGCCGCTTTAATCGTTAGCACGGTACACTGGCGCTGGTTATTTGCTGTACCCTTGCTTATTCTGGCGACAATCCCCTTTTACCGCAAGTATTTAGGAAATGAACAACCTGGGACAACAGGGAAATTTGACTGGATTGGCGGCAGTCTGTTAGCCATCACAATCGCTTTATTATTGCTGAGTGTTACCAAGGGAATCTGGCTTTTGTTAGGTGGTTTTCTCGCTTTAGGGTTATTCATTGCTCGAATTTGCACGGCTGGGGAGCCCTTTATTGCGCCAAAACTCTTTCGAAATAAAAAGTACACACTCGGACTGACCATTTCATTCCTGATCAGCGGCACTTGCTGCTCACTCTATGTACTCAGCCCCTTGATACTAACTGATATTCAGAAGTTATCATCTGTTTGGATCGGCTTCGCAATGGTCCCTGCAGCCGTGGCATCGGCCGTATTTGGACGTAAAGGCGGTAGACTCGCGGACCTAAAAGGCAACTCATTCGTCGTTTACGTAGCTTCAAGCTTACTGCTGGCTTGTTTTATTTTACTCTCCACATTTACCGGAGGTTCCCCCCTATTTATTGCTGTATTTCTGATTCTCGGCAACGTCGGGCAATCTTTCATTGTCATTGCGATATCCAATTCGGTTTCAAGAACCTTGCCGAAGGAACAAGTTGGTGTTGGAATGGGCATGCTGGCGATGGTCAACTTCATTTCGCAAGGGATCGCTATCGGCGTATACAGTAGAATCGTTGATCTTGGATCCCAAGGTGTTCCGCAATGGAATCCTTTATACAGCTACTCATCTGGCTTTATTTTCAGCAACATTTGCTTCGTTATAGCCGCATTGCAGCTGGTTATTCTAGCGATTTACTATGTCTCGTTTGGCAGGGGGAAGCAAGAGAAGGCTGTGGTTTTGAAGGAGTCTGAGGTCGCTACTTTATCGAATAGTTATAATTAA
- a CDS encoding DeoR/GlpR family DNA-binding transcription regulator, protein MSLTYEDRRMTILNHLEMEGKVQVHHLSEMLNVSTETVRRDLDRLEKEGKLRKVYGGAVKMRIELVEPPFLRRAQMMKPEKAGIGKLAASLVQDGETIMLDNGTTTIEILPYLKDRTNVTLITHSVPILNLAMEMFRGRIIFAGGEVNMECQAVTGSLTDQLLDQFKVNKAFISVGGISLADGITDFHLAEAIISRKMMQRAEEAILVADHSKFGMSTFAKVSKLEDISMLITDPGCSKEWIDTIEALGIEVLISD, encoded by the coding sequence ATGTCATTAACATACGAAGATCGCAGGATGACCATCCTGAACCATTTGGAGATGGAAGGGAAAGTGCAGGTGCATCACCTGTCTGAGATGCTTAATGTCTCGACGGAAACGGTGCGGCGGGACTTGGATCGGCTGGAGAAGGAAGGCAAGCTTCGCAAAGTGTACGGAGGCGCTGTCAAAATGCGCATCGAGCTGGTCGAGCCACCTTTTCTTAGGCGGGCACAGATGATGAAGCCGGAGAAAGCGGGCATCGGTAAGCTGGCTGCTTCTTTGGTCCAAGACGGCGAAACGATTATGCTGGATAACGGTACGACGACGATTGAAATTTTGCCTTACCTAAAGGATCGTACGAATGTAACTTTGATCACCCATTCTGTTCCGATTCTCAATCTGGCCATGGAAATGTTCCGGGGGAGAATTATTTTCGCAGGCGGGGAAGTGAACATGGAGTGCCAGGCCGTAACAGGTTCGTTAACGGATCAGCTTCTGGATCAATTTAAGGTGAACAAGGCATTTATTTCTGTAGGAGGAATTTCACTCGCGGACGGCATTACCGACTTCCATTTGGCGGAAGCCATCATTTCGCGTAAAATGATGCAGCGAGCGGAGGAAGCCATTCTGGTAGCGGATCATTCCAAATTCGGAATGTCGACGTTCGCCAAAGTGTCAAAGCTCGAGGATATCTCGATGCTCATTACCGATCCGGGCTGCTCGAAGGAATGGATCGATACGATTGAGGCGCTTGGCATTGAAGTGCTGATCAGCGACTAA
- a CDS encoding SDR family NAD(P)-dependent oxidoreductase has translation MTFQGKWALVTGASSGIGEQFARQLAKQGSHLILVARSTSKLESLADELRKKYGIKAEVISMDLAKEGAPSELYRQCELLKVDVELLINNAGFATHGLFEQVSGERQHEEVMLNVAAVVDMTHLFLPNMLRKNSGAVINVASTAGFQPLPFMAVYGATKAFVLSFTQALWWENRDRGIKFFALCPGSTDTSFFNVVGTDDASVGKKDTPERVVEVALRALKEGKIYVVPGVQNYFGAQLSRFITRKQGLRLVGGMLRPRGGSGNTNNYKNTSNQSDLAGRTIR, from the coding sequence ATGACATTTCAAGGAAAATGGGCACTCGTCACGGGAGCTTCTTCCGGTATTGGAGAGCAATTCGCGAGACAACTAGCCAAACAAGGCAGCCACTTGATACTCGTTGCTCGATCAACGAGTAAGCTTGAGAGCCTGGCAGATGAGCTTAGAAAGAAGTATGGCATCAAAGCTGAGGTTATCTCTATGGATCTTGCGAAAGAGGGCGCACCCAGCGAGTTATATCGGCAATGTGAACTTTTGAAAGTGGATGTCGAACTGCTAATCAATAATGCAGGCTTTGCTACACATGGTTTGTTCGAGCAAGTGTCAGGTGAGCGTCAACATGAAGAAGTTATGCTCAATGTCGCTGCTGTTGTAGATATGACTCACTTGTTCTTGCCAAACATGTTGCGTAAAAACTCAGGAGCAGTAATTAATGTGGCTTCAACCGCCGGATTTCAACCACTTCCCTTTATGGCCGTATATGGGGCGACGAAAGCTTTCGTCTTGTCGTTTACTCAAGCGTTATGGTGGGAAAACCGCGACCGAGGTATCAAATTCTTCGCACTTTGTCCCGGTTCGACGGACACCAGCTTCTTTAATGTTGTAGGAACGGATGATGCCTCTGTCGGAAAGAAAGATACGCCGGAAAGAGTCGTAGAGGTTGCACTTCGTGCGTTGAAGGAAGGGAAGATATACGTCGTTCCGGGTGTGCAGAATTATTTCGGGGCACAGTTATCGCGATTCATAACACGCAAGCAAGGTCTTCGACTTGTTGGAGGCATGCTTCGTCCACGCGGAGGATCCGGCAATACGAATAATTATAAGAATACAAGTAATCAATCTGATCTTGCAGGGAGGACAATTCGATGA
- a CDS encoding metallophosphoesterase family protein, protein MQHPLAFREDRTFTIVQFTDLHWENGGDEDQQTRRLMEEVLDAEHPDLVVFTGDVIYTGASGEPVCENPHQAFRDAVHSAESRGIPWAVVFGNHDTETTITRDELMQTVLAHSHTVTQRGPEEIKGVGNYTLSISGSDGQTAAALYFFDSGDRSALPHIHGYDWIRSNQIDWYREESRKLQSSIGAQDYPALAFFHIPLPEYQQVWDNETCYGNKFEHVCCAPVNSGLFTAMVEMGDIVGTFCGHDHVNDYWGELHGVRLCYGRATGYNTYGKDGFPRGARIIRLREGERSFESWLRLADGTVIRDQPEHQPGV, encoded by the coding sequence TTGCAGCATCCGCTTGCCTTTCGCGAAGATCGAACTTTTACCATCGTTCAGTTCACTGATTTACATTGGGAAAATGGCGGGGATGAGGATCAGCAAACACGTCGTCTAATGGAAGAAGTGCTAGACGCCGAGCATCCTGACCTTGTCGTATTTACGGGCGATGTCATTTATACAGGGGCTTCAGGTGAACCTGTTTGCGAGAATCCGCATCAAGCGTTTCGCGATGCCGTTCACTCGGCCGAATCTCGCGGTATTCCATGGGCCGTTGTGTTCGGCAACCACGATACAGAAACTACCATCACTAGAGATGAGCTCATGCAGACCGTGCTGGCGCATTCTCATACCGTTACCCAGCGAGGTCCAGAAGAAATTAAAGGTGTCGGTAACTATACGCTATCCATTTCGGGCTCCGATGGTCAGACCGCTGCCGCTTTGTATTTCTTTGATTCCGGGGATCGCTCTGCCCTGCCGCATATCCACGGTTATGATTGGATTCGCAGCAATCAGATTGACTGGTACAGGGAGGAATCCCGTAAGCTCCAATCGAGCATCGGGGCGCAAGATTACCCTGCCCTGGCTTTTTTCCACATCCCGCTTCCGGAATATCAACAAGTTTGGGACAATGAGACGTGCTATGGCAACAAGTTTGAGCATGTCTGCTGCGCTCCCGTCAATTCAGGCTTATTTACGGCTATGGTTGAAATGGGCGATATCGTCGGAACCTTCTGCGGCCACGACCACGTCAACGATTATTGGGGTGAGCTTCACGGAGTACGTCTCTGCTACGGAAGAGCAACAGGTTACAACACCTATGGCAAAGACGGCTTCCCCCGCGGTGCCCGGATCATTCGACTCCGCGAAGGCGAGCGTTCCTTCGAATCCTGGCTGCGACTGGCTGACGGCACGGTAATCCGTGATCAACCCGAACACCAACCTGGGGTTTAA
- a CDS encoding SDR family oxidoreductase, with amino-acid sequence MKLDDLALSWNAKESLAGKVALVTGASSGIGASIARKLAKRGVHVTVVAHRRERLDELVQELHKEELYEVMAVTADIQNAEEVQHVVNAIINRWGRLDIVVANAGFGYRSTLVDVDLERWEEMYRTNVHGLMLTLRYGLPPMLGQGKGDIIIISSIAGKEVIAGGGPYSATKYGVNALASALRLETLSQGIRVTTIQPGAVATEFSQVAGYSEDEIRAFASNVLPLHPDDVAEVALYALEQPEHVNISELTIMPSRQAQRFK; translated from the coding sequence ATGAAACTGGATGATTTAGCGTTATCATGGAATGCGAAGGAGAGTCTGGCCGGCAAAGTAGCCTTGGTGACAGGCGCCAGCAGCGGCATTGGAGCATCGATTGCTAGGAAGCTGGCAAAGCGCGGCGTACATGTGACCGTGGTGGCACACCGGCGGGAACGATTGGATGAGCTGGTTCAGGAATTGCATAAAGAGGAATTGTACGAGGTTATGGCGGTAACTGCTGATATTCAAAATGCTGAAGAAGTACAGCATGTGGTCAATGCAATTATTAATCGCTGGGGGCGTCTTGACATTGTAGTCGCCAATGCCGGATTCGGATATCGAAGTACTTTGGTAGATGTGGATCTGGAAAGGTGGGAGGAGATGTACAGGACCAATGTGCACGGTCTTATGCTGACACTGCGGTATGGGCTCCCCCCGATGCTGGGTCAGGGCAAGGGAGATATCATTATCATCTCCTCGATTGCCGGCAAGGAAGTGATTGCCGGAGGAGGCCCATACAGCGCGACGAAATACGGCGTTAACGCCCTAGCGTCTGCATTGCGTTTGGAGACACTTTCTCAGGGGATTCGCGTTACTACGATTCAGCCGGGGGCGGTGGCAACGGAATTCTCTCAGGTGGCCGGGTATTCCGAGGATGAAATTCGCGCGTTTGCTTCGAACGTCTTGCCGTTACATCCCGATGATGTTGCCGAGGTAGCACTCTATGCACTAGAGCAGCCTGAGCATGTCAACATTTCGGAACTGACCATTATGCCTTCAAGGCAAGCGCAGCGGTTCAAATAA
- a CDS encoding zinc-dependent alcohol dehydrogenase family protein, with product MKAIQLTNGFGFEELNLTELDIPTPGPHEVLIRMKAASLNYRDLVILSGLMPIEIKFPFIPLSDGAGEIVAVGQDVTRFQVGHRVAGNLQQRFIAGSPRAEVLRDSLGGPLNGVAAEYVVLHEDGIVHIPDHLTWEEAATLPIAALTAWSMLIEYGGLQAGDTVLLQGTGGVSIFGLQFALMAGARAIITSRSNDKLERAKALGAWKTINYSEVPDWDKAALELTGGVDHVLDVGGASTMVKSINALRIGGTLSMVGFLSGLTIPEYDVTSILQKAATIRGSQVGNRDHFEKMNRAIAHHRLQPVVDRVFPLDRIGDAFALLAEGKQYFGKIVVQI from the coding sequence ATGAAAGCTATACAACTGACAAACGGCTTCGGCTTTGAGGAATTAAACTTAACGGAACTCGACATACCAACGCCAGGCCCCCATGAGGTGCTGATCCGCATGAAGGCAGCTTCTCTCAATTACCGGGATCTAGTGATCCTCAGCGGATTAATGCCGATTGAAATCAAATTCCCCTTTATTCCGTTATCAGACGGAGCGGGAGAAATTGTAGCCGTTGGCCAAGATGTAACAAGGTTTCAGGTCGGACACCGAGTAGCGGGTAATTTGCAACAGAGATTCATTGCCGGCAGTCCAAGAGCAGAAGTGTTAAGAGACAGTCTGGGTGGTCCGTTAAACGGAGTTGCGGCAGAGTATGTCGTTTTACATGAAGACGGAATCGTTCATATTCCCGATCACCTCACTTGGGAAGAGGCTGCCACCTTGCCGATCGCGGCATTAACCGCATGGAGCATGCTAATCGAATACGGTGGTTTGCAAGCGGGGGATACCGTGCTGCTGCAAGGAACAGGCGGGGTTTCGATCTTCGGGCTTCAATTCGCTCTTATGGCTGGAGCACGAGCGATCATCACATCGAGAAGCAACGACAAGTTAGAACGAGCAAAAGCTCTCGGCGCATGGAAAACGATCAACTATTCGGAAGTTCCCGATTGGGATAAGGCAGCGCTAGAGCTGACTGGAGGCGTCGATCACGTTCTGGATGTTGGAGGAGCGTCTACAATGGTGAAATCCATAAATGCGCTTCGCATTGGAGGGACCTTGAGTATGGTCGGATTCTTATCGGGCTTGACCATTCCGGAATACGATGTCACGAGCATCTTGCAGAAAGCCGCAACGATTCGCGGCAGTCAAGTCGGCAACCGGGATCACTTTGAAAAGATGAATCGAGCGATTGCCCATCATCGTTTACAACCCGTCGTCGACCGTGTATTCCCTCTGGATCGAATTGGAGATGCATTCGCGCTCTTGGCTGAAGGAAAGCAATATTTCGGTAAAATCGTAGTTCAAATCTAA
- a CDS encoding TetR/AcrR family transcriptional regulator, with amino-acid sequence MDSSKLGSSDRLLLAALNLIAAKGYNGVTTLEIATEAGLSEKTLFRQFGSKQKLLEAAFDRYHYAEEMKKLFSEKLVWDLEEDLLLVSKTYHEIMNRNRKLIQISLKEEGQLPGFRERTHKHPLQLLEILTNYFITMSEKGKMIPTNPEMHAFSFMMMNFGAFMNDLDSHKNYATISLEPFIQESVKIFARALQP; translated from the coding sequence ATGGACAGTAGCAAGCTTGGAAGCAGCGATAGACTTCTCTTGGCGGCACTCAATTTGATTGCGGCTAAAGGCTACAATGGGGTAACCACCCTTGAAATTGCCACGGAAGCAGGTCTTAGCGAGAAGACATTGTTTCGTCAATTCGGCAGTAAACAGAAGCTCCTCGAAGCCGCATTTGACCGCTATCATTATGCCGAAGAGATGAAGAAGCTGTTTAGTGAAAAGCTCGTGTGGGATCTGGAGGAGGATCTGCTTCTAGTCAGTAAAACCTATCATGAGATTATGAATCGTAATCGCAAATTGATCCAGATCAGTCTCAAAGAAGAAGGCCAACTGCCCGGCTTCCGCGAGCGTACGCACAAGCATCCTCTGCAATTGCTTGAAATCTTAACGAACTATTTCATCACGATGTCTGAAAAAGGTAAAATGATTCCCACGAATCCGGAGATGCATGCCTTCTCCTTCATGATGATGAATTTCGGGGCGTTCATGAACGATCTCGACAGCCATAAAAATTACGCCACCATTTCATTGGAGCCATTTATTCAAGAGAGCGTAAAGATTTTTGCTAGGGCCTTACAACCCTAG
- a CDS encoding SMP-30/gluconolactonase/LRE family protein, with translation MSNTPVPSAKAAQGVKRPKRSLRRNVLGWGLSLLAVLLLGVVVFSFMPSPIEPVKWSAPKAPSFQESGPWQQNNKLSSAQLVTDAPQSPEFITFDKEGQLYTGDSDGKIYKVPFGADDNPQKAQLFADTKGTPNGLKFDANGNLIVADIKKGLLSITPSGSIEVLANQVDGKPIYLANELDIAKDGSIYFSDTSNYGRVTFKEIAENKPHGRLLKYDPTTKQTTVLLEGLYFANGIALSADEDFVLIAESYHYQLTRYWLKGSKKGTSDIFADNLAGFPDNITRDEQGHFWVGIFTTRIPFVDQMHSNPWLANSMAKLPESLLSGASAPAKHGLAVEIGPQGELIGSWHDPEGTLYGVTTAVKHNGYLYIGTAPGGSLGLHRVPLTK, from the coding sequence ATGTCTAATACACCAGTCCCCTCCGCCAAAGCAGCTCAAGGCGTGAAACGTCCGAAACGCTCATTACGTAGGAACGTACTCGGATGGGGTTTGTCGCTGCTTGCCGTACTCCTTCTTGGAGTAGTCGTTTTCTCGTTTATGCCTTCACCTATCGAACCGGTAAAATGGTCCGCGCCGAAGGCCCCCTCCTTTCAGGAATCGGGCCCGTGGCAACAGAACAACAAACTCAGCTCGGCTCAGCTTGTTACGGATGCCCCTCAATCTCCGGAATTCATTACATTCGATAAGGAAGGGCAGCTATATACAGGAGATTCCGACGGGAAAATTTATAAGGTCCCTTTCGGTGCAGACGATAATCCGCAAAAAGCCCAATTGTTTGCAGACACCAAAGGAACGCCGAATGGGCTTAAATTCGACGCCAATGGAAATTTGATCGTTGCAGATATCAAGAAGGGACTGCTGTCTATAACCCCGTCCGGGAGCATAGAAGTATTGGCAAATCAAGTAGACGGTAAACCGATTTATTTGGCTAACGAGCTTGATATTGCCAAAGATGGCTCGATTTATTTTTCCGACACCTCGAACTATGGCCGTGTGACCTTCAAAGAAATTGCCGAGAACAAGCCGCATGGCCGCTTGCTGAAGTACGATCCAACGACCAAGCAGACGACAGTCCTGCTAGAAGGTCTCTATTTTGCAAACGGAATTGCCTTGTCTGCAGATGAAGATTTTGTGCTTATAGCGGAATCGTATCATTATCAACTGACCCGATACTGGCTGAAGGGCTCGAAGAAGGGTACATCTGATATTTTCGCAGACAATCTCGCAGGTTTTCCAGACAACATTACGCGCGATGAGCAAGGTCATTTCTGGGTCGGTATCTTTACGACTCGCATCCCATTTGTAGATCAAATGCATAGTAACCCCTGGTTGGCTAATAGCATGGCCAAATTGCCGGAGTCGCTGCTTAGCGGTGCAAGCGCACCAGCGAAGCACGGGCTTGCTGTGGAGATCGGCCCGCAGGGAGAGCTTATCGGAAGCTGGCACGATCCAGAAGGCACACTGTACGGCGTAACTACGGCTGTAAAACATAACGGATATTTATATATAGGAACGGCACCAGGAGGTAGCCTGGGCCTTCATCGCGTGCCTTTAACAAAATAA
- a CDS encoding ABC transporter substrate-binding protein yields MKRRFQFKMLPIAATILTLSLATACGNVGSTNDKGSTAPAATADSKDPVKVTLWTPMNPNAKAVVKSLNELPMVKEWAKKTNVTFDFQHSSGNTPQDDVQQYGVMVASNNLPDSMLWNWNSVQGGTSKMFKDGTIIKLNDLIEKNAPNLKKIMDTNPQIAKQIKADNGDIYAMPHLKVGQYGQYKTFSGMVIRQDWLDELGLKTPETMDEWETVLKAFKEKKGAIPFTLNKSYPMSFADFAGAYGVTGMSTIANASSFYLDNGKVKFGPAQPEFKQYLTTMQKWYKEGLIDPDFASNDSKTMDAKVTSGKAGAFYGFIGGSIGTYTPALQKTDPKAKLAAVQYPVLKKGDEPKFVQASWEYDNIGTVITSANKHAAETVKALDYLYSEEGAMLKNFGIEGQTYTKVDGQPKYTDLILKNPDNLPISQAMAKYFIANYGFSGLDDDRYNDQYYQLPAQKDAVKLYAKYANNAYKVMLPPVVLSTDEAKESAKILNDVSTLLTEQITKIVMGAAKVEDYDKTVEQVKKMNMDRAVEIYQTATDRYNKR; encoded by the coding sequence ATGAAAAGAAGATTTCAATTTAAAATGCTGCCGATCGCGGCAACCATTCTTACATTATCGCTTGCAACCGCTTGCGGAAACGTTGGGTCTACAAATGATAAGGGCAGCACAGCGCCTGCCGCAACTGCTGATTCTAAAGATCCTGTGAAGGTGACATTGTGGACACCGATGAATCCGAATGCGAAAGCCGTCGTCAAAAGCTTAAACGAGCTGCCTATGGTGAAAGAGTGGGCCAAGAAGACAAACGTAACGTTTGACTTCCAACATTCTTCTGGAAATACACCGCAAGATGATGTTCAGCAATACGGTGTCATGGTTGCTTCTAATAATCTGCCGGATTCGATGCTGTGGAATTGGAACAGTGTGCAGGGCGGAACATCCAAAATGTTCAAAGACGGCACGATTATTAAACTGAATGATTTAATTGAAAAAAATGCGCCGAATTTGAAAAAAATCATGGACACTAACCCTCAGATCGCCAAACAGATCAAGGCAGATAACGGTGATATTTATGCGATGCCTCACTTGAAGGTAGGTCAATACGGTCAGTACAAAACATTCAGCGGTATGGTCATTCGCCAGGATTGGCTGGACGAGCTTGGACTGAAAACGCCGGAAACGATGGATGAGTGGGAAACCGTGCTCAAAGCGTTCAAAGAGAAGAAAGGCGCGATTCCTTTCACCTTGAACAAATCCTATCCGATGTCATTTGCTGACTTCGCAGGCGCATACGGTGTTACGGGTATGTCGACGATTGCCAATGCGAGCAGCTTCTATCTCGATAATGGCAAAGTGAAATTCGGACCTGCACAGCCAGAGTTTAAGCAATATTTGACGACGATGCAAAAATGGTACAAGGAAGGTCTGATCGATCCGGACTTCGCTTCCAATGATTCCAAAACGATGGATGCCAAAGTAACTTCCGGCAAAGCGGGAGCGTTCTACGGTTTCATCGGCGGAAGCATCGGTACGTATACACCGGCGCTGCAGAAGACAGACCCGAAAGCCAAGCTCGCTGCTGTCCAATATCCCGTTTTGAAAAAGGGCGACGAGCCTAAATTTGTGCAAGCATCCTGGGAATACGACAACATCGGAACAGTCATTACGAGTGCGAACAAACATGCGGCAGAAACGGTAAAAGCCTTGGACTATCTGTATAGCGAAGAAGGCGCAATGCTCAAAAACTTCGGTATCGAAGGTCAAACGTATACGAAAGTTGACGGTCAACCGAAGTACACAGATCTCATTTTGAAAAATCCGGACAACCTGCCAATCAGTCAAGCGATGGCTAAATATTTTATCGCCAACTACGGCTTCTCCGGTTTGGATGATGACCGTTACAACGATCAGTATTATCAATTGCCGGCTCAAAAAGATGCCGTAAAACTATACGCTAAATATGCGAATAACGCCTACAAAGTGATGCTGCCGCCAGTGGTTCTGTCTACGGATGAAGCGAAGGAGTCGGCGAAAATTTTGAACGATGTAAGCACGCTGTTGACAGAGCAAATCACCAAAATTGTGATGGGTGCCGCAAAAGTGGAAGATTACGATAAAACAGTTGAGCAAGTGAAAAAGATGAATATGGACCGTGCTGTGGAGATCTACCAAACGGCAACGGATCGTTACAACAAACGCTAA
- a CDS encoding DMT family transporter, with the protein MFIVSILLVVASGLTHAVWSLFTKRSQNKSVFLWSIMMVTTIGLLPYLIRELWLNPLSLKAYGFLLLSACLQSVYSLLLARTYNMGDLSQVYPIMRGTSTLLIPIGSVLFLRESLSIYGWIGLLCMVFGFIWLSGIFTRKSASAGTVKPFLMALSVGLCTTCYVFVDRFNLQHVSAISLLEVTNIGFMAALTPIVLASKQLRVEWKLNAKIILLGAILNPGSYLLFLFAMKYAPVAHISPIREIGTVFATILGIVVLKEKQGTLRIICSILILIGILIISFFG; encoded by the coding sequence TTGTTTATCGTTTCAATTTTATTAGTCGTAGCTTCAGGTCTTACGCACGCAGTCTGGAGCTTATTCACCAAAAGAAGCCAGAATAAAAGCGTCTTCCTATGGTCCATCATGATGGTAACCACAATCGGACTTCTTCCTTATTTAATCAGAGAACTATGGCTTAACCCTCTATCTCTAAAAGCCTACGGATTCCTACTTTTATCTGCGTGCTTGCAAAGCGTCTATTCCCTGTTGCTGGCACGCACCTACAATATGGGCGACCTGTCCCAGGTGTATCCGATTATGCGAGGAACCAGCACGCTACTCATTCCCATTGGCAGCGTCTTGTTCCTTCGGGAATCCTTATCGATATACGGTTGGATAGGTCTGCTCTGCATGGTTTTCGGTTTTATTTGGCTTAGCGGTATTTTCACCCGTAAATCAGCATCCGCCGGAACGGTTAAACCATTCCTTATGGCCCTTAGTGTCGGCCTATGTACGACATGTTACGTTTTTGTTGATCGCTTCAATCTTCAGCATGTCTCAGCTATCTCATTACTTGAGGTTACGAACATCGGGTTCATGGCTGCACTGACGCCGATTGTACTCGCTTCCAAACAACTTCGCGTCGAATGGAAGCTTAACGCCAAGATCATTTTACTGGGTGCAATCCTCAATCCTGGATCCTATTTATTATTTTTGTTTGCCATGAAATATGCCCCTGTCGCCCATATCTCACCCATTCGTGAGATTGGCACTGTCTTTGCTACCATTCTCGGCATTGTTGTGCTCAAAGAGAAGCAAGGCACTCTAAGAATTATTTGCTCGATTCTCATCTTGATCGGCATACTGATCATTAGTTTTTTTGGCTAA